One Falco peregrinus isolate bFalPer1 chromosome 6, bFalPer1.pri, whole genome shotgun sequence DNA segment encodes these proteins:
- the LEP gene encoding leptin isoform X2: MPEHPAFPRGLPSVPPSPSPPPALRAPPAQTGRVVTRGSWQRSLYPPVTGSLIPGSASECESPEHLTPFMPPGAEPGRMRWPGMSLWGVLWLWLPLASGHPVRLEKVRADTRNLTRTLSARIQQLQLFPLSLKISGLEAIPGEGAPEGLGAMDHRLQLFQRLLGGLAAGGLPLAQIANDMENLRSLLAALAAHLGCPLPRAPPAPPGLPDLLAEAPHTAAGLALARLRICLDGIAARLDSLPAC, from the exons ATGCCCGAGCATCCCGCATTCCCCAGGGGGCTGCCGTCCGTCCCCCcatccccgtccccccccccagccctgcgggCCCCTCCTGCCCAAACCGGCAGGGTGGTGACACGGGGGTCCTGGCAGAGGTCCCTATATCCCCCTGTTACTGGCTCTCTCATTCCAGGCTCAGCAAGTGAGTGCGAGTCTCCG GAGCACCTGACCCCCTTCATGCCACCCGGTGCAGAGCCTGGCAGGATGCGGTGGCCTGGCATGTCCCTCTGGGGTGtcctgtggctgtggctgccgCTGGCCAGTGGCCATCCCGTCCGGCTGGAGAAGGTCCGGGCGGACACCAGGAACCTCACCCGCACCCTCAGCGCCCgcatccagcagctgcag ctcTTTCCCCTGAGCCTGAAGATCAGCGGGCTGGAGGCCAtccccggggagggggctcccgaggggctgggggccatGGACCACCGCCTCCAGCTCTTCCAGCGCCTGCTGGGTGGCCTGGCAGCAGGCGGCCTGCCGCTGGCCCAGATCGCCAACGACATGGAGAACCTCCGCAGCCTCCTGGCCGCCCTGGCTGCCCACCtgggctgccccctgccccgcgcccccccggcacccccaggTCTGCCCGACCTGTTGGCCGAGGCACCCCACACCGCTGCCGGGCTGGCCCTGGCACGGCTCCGCATCTGCCTGGACGGCATCGCCGCCCGCCTCGACAGCCTCCCCGCCTGCTAG
- the LEP gene encoding leptin precursor, with the protein MRWPGMSLWGVLWLWLPLASGHPVRLEKVRADTRNLTRTLSARIQQLQLFPLSLKISGLEAIPGEGAPEGLGAMDHRLQLFQRLLGGLAAGGLPLAQIANDMENLRSLLAALAAHLGCPLPRAPPAPPGLPDLLAEAPHTAAGLALARLRICLDGIAARLDSLPAC; encoded by the exons ATGCGGTGGCCTGGCATGTCCCTCTGGGGTGtcctgtggctgtggctgccgCTGGCCAGTGGCCATCCCGTCCGGCTGGAGAAGGTCCGGGCGGACACCAGGAACCTCACCCGCACCCTCAGCGCCCgcatccagcagctgcag ctcTTTCCCCTGAGCCTGAAGATCAGCGGGCTGGAGGCCAtccccggggagggggctcccgaggggctgggggccatGGACCACCGCCTCCAGCTCTTCCAGCGCCTGCTGGGTGGCCTGGCAGCAGGCGGCCTGCCGCTGGCCCAGATCGCCAACGACATGGAGAACCTCCGCAGCCTCCTGGCCGCCCTGGCTGCCCACCtgggctgccccctgccccgcgcccccccggcacccccaggTCTGCCCGACCTGTTGGCCGAGGCACCCCACACCGCTGCCGGGCTGGCCCTGGCACGGCTCCGCATCTGCCTGGACGGCATCGCCGCCCGCCTCGACAGCCTCCCCGCCTGCTAG
- the PRRT4 gene encoding proline-rich transmembrane protein 4, producing the protein MSPMGLGAAPYLLLALLCLAPLTAAPPPPTAPTSLPGPLGTAPGPPAPRSEAPVLSLNLGLNFKIKVRSQGNPRPAAPSAPPAPPYPLPPGTTGTPVPLTLLPSGLGWPDSRDEPGSGVPPEEVGGWGGPPLRASTTPPASLAGEQDKELELDIAIDLTAGLEPEVGPGGAVPPTSLLWAHPSPRRPIPLIPGIKAGISELASKLSAAGFLVPTAPPRVGHEVPGGNGSQEQDQAGSGAEPAHPPGRQPPRGTVPPSAAASACTQGSTCGSGGPDPQGAPATPLSWPPHFVALQTSWSVATATWGLAWEAHIYGIGCLFALLGLLGIVVLLGGPCSRPPAARLLGGLLAAAGAARAFPLFFDAYEQHGRLPPTAARLLFELPFPCLGWGLVLALRSPSRCQTPAVVALGVLHVAGVLGTVLAVAMLGRLPGLLLLPRGLFAGLVAALTLWLGCRLAEATMGLPLAVLALVVAPPPRQSPAEPPNGCALRPQGDTEALPLCGDHPEPPEADGDPTAGYRPPSPIDLRRSIDEALGARPGIFRHGTVAGISVIGTVGIGTDGTAGSSATSTAGIGTTGLPGIGTTSTTATPTNNLGTSHVLETLKYRWQPGAPPSALQVPETLKYG; encoded by the exons ATGTcccccatggggctgggggcagccccttacctgctgctggccctgctgtgcctggcccCCCTCACtgctgccccgccgccccccacagcacccaccagcCTCCCAGGACCCCTGGGGACAGCACCGGGACCCCCCGCACCCCGCAGTGAAGCCCCTGTCCTCTCCCTCAACCTCGGCCTCAACTTCAAGATCAAGGTGCGAAGCCAGGGCaacccccgccccgccgccccctctgcccccccagcacccccctaTCCACTGCCCCCTGGCACTACTGGGACCCCTGTGCCCCTGACCCTGCTGCCATCAGGCTTGGGCTGGCCTGACTCCAGGGATGAGCCGGGCTCTGGGGTCCCCCCGGAGGaagtgggggggtgggggggcccTCCTCTCCGTGCCAGCACAACCCCCCCGGCAtccctggctggggagcaggacaaggagctggagctggacaTCGCCATTGACCTGACGGCAGGGCTGGAGCCTGAAGTGGGGCCAGGGGGTGCCGtgccccccaccagcctcctgtgggcccaccccagcccccgccgccccatCCCGCTCATCCCTGGCATCAAGGCCGGCATCTCGGAGCTGGCCAGCAaactcagtgctgctg GGTTTCTGGTGCCCACGGCGCCCCCCAGGGTCGGCCACGAGGTGCCGGGGGGCAACGGGTCCCAGGAGCAGGATCAGGCTGGCAGTGGTGCTGAGCCAG CCCACCCCCCTGGCCGCCAGCCCCCCCGGGGCACCGTGCCCCCCTCGGCCGCCgcctctgcctgcacccagggctCCACCTGCGGCTCAGGGGGACCAGATCCCCAGGGTGCCCCCGCCACTCCCCTCTCCTGGCCCCCCCACTTCGTGGCCCTGCAGACCAGCTGGTCCGTGGCCACCGCCACCTGGGGCCTGGCCTGGGAGGCCCACATCTACGGGATCGGATGCCTTTTCGCTCTACTGGGACTACTGGGAATCGTGGTGCTACTGGGGGGTCCCTGCAGTCGGCCACCTGCTGCCcggctgctgggggggctgttGGCAGCAGCGGGGGCTGCCCGCGCCTTCCCCCTCTTCTTCGACGCCTACGAGCAGCATGGCCGCCTGCCCCCCACCGCTGCGCGCCTCCTCTTCGAGCTGCCTTTCCcatgcctgggctgggggctggtgctGGCCCTGCGCTCCCCCTCTCGCTGCCAGACCCCCGCCGTGGTGGCGCTGGGAGTGCTGCACGTGGCGGGGGTGCTGGGCACCGTGCTGGCAGTGGCGATGCTGGGCCGGCtgccggggctgctgctgctgccgcggGGGCTCTTTGCTGGCCTGGTGGCTGCCCTGACCCTATGg ctgggctgtcGCCTGGCCGAGGCCACCATGGGGCtgcccctggctgtgctggcactGGTGGTGGCCCCTCCTCCCCGGCAGTCCCCTGCTGAGCCCCCCAACGGCTGCGCCCTGAGGCCGCAGGGGGACACCGAGGCGCTGCCGCTCTGTGGGGACCACCCTGAGCCCCCTGAGGCCGACGGGGACCCCACAGCTGGCTACCGGCCCCCCTCGCCCATTGACCTGCGCCGCAGCATTGATGAGGCGCTGGGAGCCCGGCCCGGAATCTTCCGTCACGGCACCGTGGCAGGGATCAGCGTCATTGGCACAGTGGGAATCGGCACCGATGGCACGGCAGGGAGCAGTGCCACCAGCACGGCTGGGATCGGCACAACAGGCTTGCCAGGGATCGGCACCACCAGCACAACTGCGACACCAA CTAACAACTTGGGGACCTCCCATGTCCTTGAGACCCTCAAATACAGGTGGCAACCTGGCGCCCCCCCATCTGCCCTGCAAGTCCCCGAGACCCTCAAATACGGGTGA
- the LOC114013882 gene encoding uncharacterized protein LOC114013882 yields the protein MPPHCRTPRHRQSPTALLDPPGTPDPLGTPDPPGTLDPPPQLDPLTEPDPLMLPDPPGTASDTGEDVGLHCASPPLPPVTVTSFSGTIRLYHSAIEGSPPAPPGRPLLLLLPWLGARARGLARYLALYLRHGMDVLVVGTTVCHILWPWQGQRLAGQLLRLLDHCGDGGIGGGGGSDGDGSSGCGAGGNGGAGGSGGCGLATRPLLVHAISAGAYTFAQVLLLLHHQPQQCQRLAPRFRGIIYDSLVTGGFGDMAQGIAGTVGTPSLRALVRAGAWLYLRVLGCWGGQEFERARGAFASPPLRCPLLLFYCLDDGLSQPAVLRALLQGWRAQGIRAHAWGWPHSRHAAHLRQHPAEYCRTLLAFLRSLEGPPPTKARL from the exons ATGCCTCCGCACTGCCGGAcccccaggcacaggcagagccccacagcactgctggaCCCCCCCGGCACACCGGACCCCCTCGGCACACCGGACCCCCCTGGCACACTGGACCCCCCACCACAGCTAGACCCCCTCACAGAGCCGGACCCTCTGATGCTGCCGGAcccccctggcacagccagtgACACCGG GGAGGACGTGGGGCTGCATTGTGCCTCCCCACCACTGCCCCCTGTCACGGTGACATCCTTCTCGGGCACCATCCGCCTCTACCACAGTGCCATTGAGgggtcccctccagccccccccggcagacccctgctgctgctgctgccttggctgGGGGCACGGGCACGGGGGCTGGCACGGTATCTGGCGCTCTACCTGCGCCACGGCATGGACGTGCTGGTGGTGGGGACAACGGTGTGCCACATCCTGTGGCCATGGCAAGGGCAGCGCCTGGCAGGGCAGCTTCTGCGGCTGCTGGACCACTGCGGAGATGGTGGcattggtggtggtggtggcagcgATGGTGACGGCAGTAGTGGGTGTGGTGCTGGTGGCAACggtggtgctggtggcagtggtggctgTGGCCTGGCCACCCGCCCGCTGCTGGTGCACGCCATCTCTGCCGGTGCCTACACCTTtgcccaggtgctgctgctcctccaccaccagccccagcagtgccaaCGCCTGGCACCGCGCTTCCGTGGCATCATCTACGACAGCCTGGTGACTGGTGGCTTCGGGGACATGGCGCAGG GCATCGCTGGCACAGTGGGCACGCCGTCCCTGCGGGCCCTAGTGCGTGCCGGTGCCTGGCTGTACCTaagggtgctggggtgctggggggggcaggagtTTGAGCGGGCACGAGGCGCTTTCGCCAGCCCCCCCCTGCgctgccccctcctcctcttctacTGCCTGGATGATGGGCTAAGCCAGCCAGCAGTGCTGCGggcgctgctgcagggctggcggGCACAGGGCATCCGTGCCCATGCCTGGGGCTGGCCACACTCCCGCCATGCCGCCCACCTGCGCCAGCACCCCGCCGAGTACTGCCGCACCCTGCTCGCCTTCCTGCGCTCACTGGAGGGCCCCCCTCCCACCAAGGCCAGGCTCTAG
- the RBM28 gene encoding RNA-binding protein 28, with amino-acid sequence MAAAGGSAPGPAPGRTVLVRGLPATATAADLEGLFGRLGPLRRCFVVTEKGTKTCRGFGYVTYSLAEDAQRALQEATVLGARRLSVTLARQRLREGRKKLQQKEEAAVEAPKATAAVPQRLKKPRAASRKARLIIRNLSFKCSEDNLKSLFSPFGTVLEVNIPRKPDGKMRGFAFVQFGNMLEAAKALRGMNMKEIKGRPVAVDWAVAKDKYQAMQGSQPNESKEEEPREGKEQSVGDAEKQEEEQEEEEEQEEGEEEEEEEEEEEKKDKKMAGKIKIKPSLSQARGWPGKGTAAKDSSDEEEDDDDDDEAGSEDDSKQEEDSDEEEDEEEEEGRAVPKKQQGRARQLSSDVSEGKTVFIRNLSFDTEEEALGEMLQQFGDLKYVRIVLHPDTEHSKGCAFAQFLTQEAAQKCLQAAQEESEGGGLRLDGRLLRIDLAVSREEAQKLRGQKVKKPTGTRNLYLAREGLIRAGTKAAEGVSDADMAKRARFEELKYQKLRDQNIFVSRTRLCVHNLPKAVDSTRLRRLLLQVVGRGKAVHIKECRVMRELRGKGQSLGYAFVEFGEHEQALAALRSINNNPRLFGPQKRPIVEFSLEDRRKLKLKEQRAQRSLLKLKAKPVEKEQAAARVAEPAGPPKKQQGRKKSLSKGAKGSCGSLVGGQEAVPWSGFRTEAQVERVELPDGTTRKKVLALPSHRGPKIRKRDKGKVKPLPTKQPKAKVQRQKKRREAPTQAKQRRREGGGSEARFSELVERYKRKILGSDAPTPKRSKWFES; translated from the exons atggcggcggccgggggctccgcgccgggccccgcgccgggccgcACCGTGCTGGTGCGGGGGCTGCCCGCCACCGCCACCGCTGCCGACCTCGAGGGTCTCTTCGGCCGCCTCGGGCCTCTCCGCCGCTGCTTCGTGGTCACCGAGAAGG gcacCAAGACCTGTCGTGGCTTTGGCTACGTCACCTACTCCTTGGCTGAGGATGCCCAGCGAGCTCTGCAGGAGGCCACTGTCCTTGGTGCACGTCGGCTCAGCGTGACGCTGGCCCGGCAGAGGctcagggaggggaggaagaagctacagcagaaggaggaagcagcagtgg AGGCCCCCAAAGCCACTGCCGCAGTCCCCCAAAGACTGAAGAAGCCCAGGGCTGCCTCCAGGAAAGCCCGGCTGATCATCCGCAACCTCAGCTTCAAG TGCTCTGAGGACAACCTGAAGTCTCTCTTCTCACCCTTTGGCACAGTACTGGAGGTGAACATCCCCAGGAAGCCAG ATGGAAAGATGCGGGGATTCGCCTTTGTGCAGTTTGGGAACATGCTGGAAGCAGCCAAGGCACTCCGGGGGATGAACATGAAGGAGATCAAAG GGCGGCCGGTGGCGGTAGACTGGGCTGTGGCCAAGGACAAGTACCAGGCGATGCAGGGCAGTCAGCCCAATG AGAGCAAGGAGGAGGAACCTAGGGAGGGCAAAGAGCAGAGTGTGGGTGATgctgagaagcaggaggaagaacaagaagaggaggaagaacaggaggaaggggaagaagaggaggaggaggaggaagaagaagagaagaaagataaaaaaatggCTGGAAAGATTAAGATCAAGCCTTCCTTGTCCCAGGCACGAGGGTG GCCTGGGAAGGGGACAGCAGCCAAGGACAGCAGcgatgaggaggaggatgatgatgatgatgatgaagcaGGCAGCGAGGATGATAGCAAGCAGGAGGAAGACTcagatgaggaggaggatgaagaagaggaggaag GGAGAGCTGTGCCCAAGAAGCAGCAGGGTAGGGCACGGCAACTCTCATCGGACGTGAGCGAGGGCAAGACTGTCTTCATCAG GAATCTCTCCTTCGATACGGAGGAGGAGGCGctgggggagatgctgcagcagtTTGGGGACCTCAAATACGTCCGTATCGTACTGCACCCTGACACAGAGCACTCCAAAG GCTGTGCCTTTGCCCAGTTCCTGACACAAGAAGCTGCCCAGAAATGTctgcaggctgctcaggaggAGAGTGAG GGCGGGGGACTGCGGCTGGATGGGCGGCTGCTCCGCATTGACCTGGCTGTGAGCCGTGAGGAAGCCCAGAAACTCCGTGGGCAAAAGGTGAAGAAGCCAACGGGCACCCGAAACCTCTACCTGGCCCGCGAAGGCT TGATCCGGGCTGGGACAAAGGCTGCAGAGGGTGTGAGTGATGCTGACATGGCCAAGCGAGCACGG TTCGAGGAGCTCAAGTACCAGAAACTGCGGGACCAGAACATCTTCGTGTCCCGCACGCGGCTCTGTGTCCACAACCTGCCCAAGGCTGTGGACAGCACCCGACTCCGGcgcctgctgctgcaggtggttGGCAGGGGCAAGGCTGTGCACATCAAGGAG TGCCGGGTGATGCGGGAGCTGCGGGGCAAGGGGCAGTCCCTGGGCTACGCCTTCGTGGAATTTGGGGAGCACGAGCAGGCACTGGCCGCCCTGCGGAGCATCAACAACAACCCCCGCCTCTTCGGGCCCCAAAAG CGGCCCATTGTGGAGTTCTCGCTGGAGGATCGTCGGAAGCTGAAGCTGAAGGAGCAGCGAGCCCAGCGCAGCCTG CTCaagctgaaagcaaagccagtggagaaggaacaggctgctgccagggtAGCTGAGCCAGCGGGACCCCCTAAAAAgcaacagggaaggaaaaaatccctCTCCAAAGGAGCCAAGGGTTCCTGCGGATCCCTGGTGGGGGGACAGGAGGCTGTACCCTGGTCCGGCTTCCGCACAGAGGCGCAGGTGGAGCGGGTGGAGCTGCCAGATGGCACCACAAGGAAGAAGGTGCTGGCGCTGCCCTCACACCGCGGGCCCAAAATCAG GAAGCGTGACAAGGGGAAGGTGAAACCCCTCCCCACAAAGCAGCCCAAGGCCAAAGTCCAGCGGCAGAAGAAGCGCAGGGAGGCCCCTACCCAG gcaaagcagcggcggcgggagggTGGGGGCTCCGAGGCCCGGTTCAGCGAGCTGGTGGAGCGATACAAGAGGAAGATCCTGGGCAGTGATGCCCCCACACCCAAGAGGAGCAAGTGGTTTGAGAGCTGA
- the LEP gene encoding leptin isoform X1, whose product MELGGHPLLPGERPAWQARVHVWAACVHVCTALVHVDVSCCTRTGLLLTWARRHAGDSCPAMGQAVGHTVQWGWTVDRGSHCGAGSLGTGVLVCGSPRLLGFSWLLGAGPGAVLPAAAACPLGTRRAPGHPRARCLCGPPSPCVRWDPHCTVHPWDPICAPHAPGRPCSAHLLAPGAPCVLGIPPCSVHPRTPVLLLPPRPPPLAGAPPSRRGGLWPGSGTDSGMDSGTAGRTAGWAAGCTAGQRDGQRGHRRAGAGAGSAVVQRPRSARYIGGAAGHGAIVATRPDPPDGPGSASECESPEHLTPFMPPGAEPGRMRWPGMSLWGVLWLWLPLASGHPVRLEKVRADTRNLTRTLSARIQQLQLFPLSLKISGLEAIPGEGAPEGLGAMDHRLQLFQRLLGGLAAGGLPLAQIANDMENLRSLLAALAAHLGCPLPRAPPAPPGLPDLLAEAPHTAAGLALARLRICLDGIAARLDSLPAC is encoded by the exons ATGGAGTTGGGGGGGcaccccctgctccctggggagcgcccagcctggcaggcacgtgtgcatgtgtgggcggcatgtgtgcatgtgtgcacgGCGCTGGTGCATGTGGATGTGTCATGCTGCACACGGACGGGGCTGCTGCTCACCTGGGCACGTAGGCACGCAGGGGACTCCTGCCCGGCCAtggggcaggctgtggggcACACTGTGCAGTGGGGCTGGACGGTAGACCGTGGGTCACACTGTGGGGCAGGGTCCCTTGGCACTGGGGTGTTGGTGTGTGGGTCCCCCAGGCTCTTGGGGTTCTCCTGGCTCTTGGGTGCTGGCCCCGGGGCcgtgctccctgcagctgcagcttgtcCCCTCGGGACCCGCCGTGCCCCGGGTCACCCCCGTGCTCGGTGCCTCTGCGGACCCCCCTCCCCATGTGTGCGCTGGGATCCCCACTGCACGGTGCATCCCTGGGACCCCATCTGTGCTCCCCATGCCCCGGGACGCCCGTGCTCAGCGCATCTCCTGGCCCCCGGTGCTCCGTGTGTCCTTGGGATCCCCCCGTGCTCGGTGCATCCCCGGACCCCCGTTCTCCTTCTgccccctcgccccccgcccctgGCCGGTGCACCCCCGAGTCGCCGCGGGGGGCTGTGGCCGGGCAGCGGGACGGACAGCGGGATGGACAGCGGGACAGCGGGACGGACAGCGGGATGGGCAGCGGGATGCACAGCGGGACAGCgggacgggcagcggggccaccgtcgggcgggggcgggggcgggcagcgccgTTGTGCAACGGCCCCGCTCCGCTCGCTATATAGGGGGGGCCGCGGGGCATGGAGCCATCGTCGCGACCAGACCGGACCCACCGGACGGCCCAG GCTCAGCAAGTGAGTGCGAGTCTCCG GAGCACCTGACCCCCTTCATGCCACCCGGTGCAGAGCCTGGCAGGATGCGGTGGCCTGGCATGTCCCTCTGGGGTGtcctgtggctgtggctgccgCTGGCCAGTGGCCATCCCGTCCGGCTGGAGAAGGTCCGGGCGGACACCAGGAACCTCACCCGCACCCTCAGCGCCCgcatccagcagctgcag ctcTTTCCCCTGAGCCTGAAGATCAGCGGGCTGGAGGCCAtccccggggagggggctcccgaggggctgggggccatGGACCACCGCCTCCAGCTCTTCCAGCGCCTGCTGGGTGGCCTGGCAGCAGGCGGCCTGCCGCTGGCCCAGATCGCCAACGACATGGAGAACCTCCGCAGCCTCCTGGCCGCCCTGGCTGCCCACCtgggctgccccctgccccgcgcccccccggcacccccaggTCTGCCCGACCTGTTGGCCGAGGCACCCCACACCGCTGCCGGGCTGGCCCTGGCACGGCTCCGCATCTGCCTGGACGGCATCGCCGCCCGCCTCGACAGCCTCCCCGCCTGCTAG